In Paenibacillus xylanilyticus, the genomic window ACACCAAGGAACGTCGCGAAATCCGAGCCAAACATGTAATTATTGCAGCCGGGTATGAAGATAGTGATTTTAAATCCGAAAAGAATGCTACGCTGGCAAGCTCCTATGCCGTCATTACGAAGCCGATTAACGACTTTTCAAGCTGGCACAAACGAACATTGATCTGGGAAACTGCACGCCCATATGTGTATATGCGTACAACCCCGGACAATCGGGTTATTATCGGCGGAATGGATAAGGATACTTCCTTCGCTTCAACCCGTGATTCCAAAATTCTGGCGAGCAAGGACAAGCTCATTCAAGAGTTTAACAAGCTATTTCCTGACATTCCGGCCGAGCCTGAATACTACCTGGGCGCCTTCTACGGAGGCACGCATGACGGATTGCCTGTCCTCGGCCAATACGAGACATATCCCCACTGTTATATTTTGATGGCATACGGAGATAACGGAACGGTGTATAACGGTGTCCTGGCCAAAATTGTTTCGGATCAGATTCTTAATGGGTCGAGTTCGGATCTCGATATCTACCTGCAAACCAGACCGCTTAACTCCAGATAATCCAAGATAAAAACGAACTTCACGGCAAATGGATGGGTATAAACCTTAAAGTACATGCTCAGGTTCTCGTTCGCCTGGAACAAGAACCTGAGACACAAAAAAAGCCGATTTCACAATGGAAATCGACCTTCAATAACGCTCTTGTTTCTCTCGTTACTCCGTAATAATAATTGGACCATTTTTGGTCAGGATAATCGTATGTTCGATTTGAGCCACATAGCTGTTTTTGGTAGCAAAGGTCCATCCGTCATTTTTTTGGAATACTTCTTCTTCAGAAGTTGAAATAAACGGTTCAAACGCAATAACCATTCCATCCTTCAGCAATTCGTCATCCGATGTATCGTTGTAATTATAAATATGATCGGGTGCTTCATGAATTGTACGTCCAATACCATGTCCTGTAAGATTTTTGATAACCGTTAATTCATGCTGCTTGGCAGTTTGAAACACTGCTTTTCCGATGCCGCTTTTTTTGGAACCTGGTTTTGCTTTTTTTAGTCCTGCTTCAAATGCTTTTTTTGCAACGTCGCATATTTTGGTTAATACTTCGTCTCCCTCGCCAACTACAAAGGAGATTCCCGTATCTGCAAAATAGCTGTTCTTGGAGCCGGATACATCTATGTTTACGATGTCACCTTCCTGAATAACGCGCTGCCCAGGAATACCATGCGCTACTTCATCATTAACACTGATACAAGTGTACCCCGGAAAATCATATTCACTTTTTGGAGCTGACACGGCCCCTTCTTTGGCAAACAGCTCTCCGGCTATGTCATCAAGTTCTTTCGTCGTTATACCTGGAACTGTCCGCTGCACCAATTCATCCCGAATGGCGGCTACGATCTTACCGATTTCCTTCAAACCATTAAAGTCTTCTTCTGTCTTTGCAATCATTTTTTTCTACCTCACTATCTTTTATCATCAGTGCACTTCAGTAATGCTATTCTCACGAATAACTCAAACCATATAAATGAGTAACCATACCTTTAACTAAACTAACCTGACTGATTGTTGGATGTGCCTCATTATAATCTCTCCAAAATCATCGGTGTTCAGAAGTGAAACACTCGGCTATTTGAGACCAT contains:
- the map gene encoding type I methionyl aminopeptidase, coding for MIAKTEEDFNGLKEIGKIVAAIRDELVQRTVPGITTKELDDIAGELFAKEGAVSAPKSEYDFPGYTCISVNDEVAHGIPGQRVIQEGDIVNIDVSGSKNSYFADTGISFVVGEGDEVLTKICDVAKKAFEAGLKKAKPGSKKSGIGKAVFQTAKQHELTVIKNLTGHGIGRTIHEAPDHIYNYNDTSDDELLKDGMVIAFEPFISTSEEEVFQKNDGWTFATKNSYVAQIEHTIILTKNGPIIITE